The Lepeophtheirus salmonis chromosome 6, UVic_Lsal_1.4, whole genome shotgun sequence DNA window GCGCATAGCccctaaaattattaataccCTAATACAATTACTTCTTTAAATTggtgtattatatatgtatgttgtgtacatgttacgattttgtacaagtagTTTCAACTTGATAGAGCAAATGTTTATAAGTTGTAACCAAAAATGAGATgactaatttcaaataaaggatttatattGTGTGGGATGAGGATATtgcaataaatgaatattccaTCGATGATCGATATATTATGCAAATGTACTGTAACCTCCCccaaattgaggaatttttgctatttactagagaaaaaacttgaataactgtggattattttctttataatttaatatttgaaatgtaatttcacaaattttttccaaaaaaatttagtttttcaaatattttatgcaaagctgtagatttttgatttttttttcggaagaaatatattattttcataatagctatgaacttttgaatttttttcgaaaaaatttaaatttctctgagtaactgtgaatttttaaattttttccaaaaaaatttaatatttcaaattaaattttctgaaatttttggatttaaaaaaaaaaaatccaaaaatcaagcccccgCAATTAAAATCCCTCGTATGCCCctgatttttggaaattttggaGGGGCTTTATAAACTTTGGGGGTTtagtcttgtaaaaaaattggaaacacgattttttttgtagatttgcATATTTTGGGCTACAGATGCCCTGATAGTATTGTTGTCCaaattggttgtttaggcccgcAGCATAAAAACGCTTAAGGAAGATATaggtaatttaaaattacatgcATAGACTCAAGTCCATAAGTTGACTCTTatgcaaatttatttgtaaaatatcgggATGAATACTTGTGGTTATTTactcatattattttcttcccaTAATAGTCATTGGAACCATCCACacaaaatatactcaaaataaCCTTGAAAAGGTCGCATGAAATGTCTAAGAAacacaattttctatttttccttccttccttcataattagaaataatcattttttatattttgtattctcaGTAGTCTGTCATAGAACCTCGAAGACTAGACTGGGTTTCTTtgtaatttcatataaatatttatttggttttattCCAAGTATTGGCTCTGActtataatgttattatttaaacactACTCTCCTATTTTccttatacatattatactattaattagcTCAAATAATTATGTTGAAGGAAtatccatttttacaaaaatatggaaCTTTTTCTTTCCTCCCAAGACAATGGAAAATTTCAAGGTAAgtgaaaattttgcaaaaaaaaagtgatctCCATTCTTCAGTTTGTTTGATCTCGTATGGGATGGGGCTGGGTCATTGtgcttttttggaaatttacacgggaaacttttgtttttttattaatgtcaaaatttgccaaatacatttttatggagAGACGGATATTCTTTAGAATGGACTAAATTATAacgaataacaatttttttaaaaatggaaattgattttttttccggaaaattatgacatttaaaattttttggacaggattttattgatataactataaaattctCTAAAGGAGAGGGGGCAATGGTCCCTATGTTTCCGTCGCCACTGACTCTGAATCACACATAAATAATGGAAGGGAAGATTTAATAGGTAATGACCGGCTTTCTAATACATATATTCCGTCATATAAACTTCattataagataattttgtCCAATTTTGTATACAGTAGAAATAGACGGATACAATTCATATCAAGTTGTATTATCATGTTTGTGaccattatatattaatgaatagaGCAGTAATGAATGTCCAAATTGATCCGTTTATCAGAAGCGTTCGCAAAGGGAAGTTTGGAGGTGCTGTGGCTCTTCCCAAATTAAGTAAcatttgctttaaaataataatagtaatatttaatattagaaattgaatttttgaaattttttgaaaatagatatagatttttgatttatttggctggctaaaaatttatttttattgaaatcctATGAagttttggaattatttttttaaaaaatccaaaaaccaagcctcacGCCCCCcccttaaataaaattttgcggACGCCCCAGTTTAATTATGTCAATTATGGCCTTATAcctttagaaatattttacagCTCTAATTTATCTTGACATtcagtaaaataatacaacattcATAGTTCGAAGATGACTCAGAGATTCGGAGTCTTGATTAACAAATTATGAAGTAAAcgagtggttcccaaactttttggaGTTCTACCCTTGAAATATGTTGCAAGACAATGTGCGACCCCAACACCTCTTATTCagatatgaattataaaatttagagtacattttatggaaatatattacttaaaggtattataaatatagtatcTGGAAGATCATCCTCCACGTGTAGCCACAATCAGTATTTATATTTGGTATAAGTTAATACGGAAAATGAAttctcacataaataagttgagccaAAAGGTATAAGTAAATCTAAAACTGCTTTACCCAGCAGTGTGTACtcaattcatcattatttatgttttggcCACTCAAAGtaatgtcaatttaaattatattcttctttttgggAAATCATCTCGCGACCCCTCCGTTAAGCCCCGCGTTTCATGAAATGTTCAGTAAGTATTTCGTTGGggttgtttttcttcaaaatgaaagatAAGGATTATATCCTGTGAGAAAAGGAACGTtcatgaaacttttgaaattcagcaacataactttaaaattgaaacttctaaaTCAAAAAAGAGAATGTCgttttaaaaaagtgattttcaaatggctatagagTTAAAAAATGCCCTTGAAAtctttacaaacataactttttcattaaaatttaacagAAGATCGAATTAATAGGCCACTCTCAAATTGGACACTGTAGTACAtaccttaaaataaattttttgaagaagttgTCCTTTTTGGAGTAATTTGACCTATTTTGTGACcttaaaactttactttataagcttaaaatgttatataactattgctttaagtataataaggctttaatgatcacgacttttgcaagtttcttattattactttgaaaatgaataaaaaataagtattcatgggtggaaaagtaattttgggtgtatatagaatgaataataaatatatggtgaatagaaattgaaaattattttttctcgagtgcttaaaagatgtttttgcatccgaaaagtagggcttaattttaatttgattttaacctCCTCCCCCCTCATTAACACATGGGCTAACAAGTCCCGGGCTTCAGgcatagatatttattattatttacatcaaatttttgTGAGTGCCAACTTTCAAAGGACATCTGCCAacatttcatgacaatctgttcttaaagtttatgagttattgtgctaagtgtaattctacttttgttatttctaaaacaatgaatcaaaaacaatttcgtgttttaatttcaGACTggttcttgatgggaaaaaataccgttcaatcTAAGAAATGCCTTGCAAAGTGTTTTGGGTAGTGATAAGAcgattacaaaaatcaaaatgcaGATTCCGATGtgattcttataaaaaatccCGAtaccaattctttaatattttaattaatagttgaatAATACCATTTAGCTATAAATTTCTATGAATTacgattgaaaaaattaattagcttcctttatttaatgtatggtaaacaatatatacattaaactCAGGAAACTGCCCAGTGAGCTTTTCCCAAGGCGAATTTTCTCCGGGCAAGTAATCCCATGGCAAACTGtttatatgcaaattttgaaaggCGAACTTTCTTAGATCCTTTTACAAGACTTATTCtccttaaataacaatatctgcaACCACCCCATGTGTTTAGAACACTTTTGTTCAcgttaaatatgtattcaatttgtttcatCTCAGTTTTCGAACATttcttatgataaattattttattgcaatatttataaaattataagactcaaaTAACAAATTCGCATAgtcgttttttatatcttgacgtatatatatatatatattttcataacttagaaaagtaatgaatagttaaacaccagtaataaataagaatcagaatcgccaattaaacattattttcccgatgccgattccaatTCCCAGAAAAACACCTGATtctccgattccaattaatcgtcccatcactggTTATGAGGACTCCGCTCTAcaaagcaaataataaaaataaataataataatatttaaaaaaaaaaacaattttgggcGAAAAAAAACCgctttttctttgttaagcccgggacttttcaaaCCATGTGttattatgttgttgttgtttttctttttggccTTTCTGAGATAAATTTATACACATGTATATCTTATGGCTAATAGAAGTAAAGTCGCCGTCAAAATGTCTCAAATGTTTAATGATTGGgacaaagtataaaaatatatatcttttaaaatattataatcggCTCCGATAGTTATTCTGTTGGGTATTtctgataattattaaaatatgtaggtattattTAAAGCAGTGGTCAccaatttattcttaaataaggGCGGatgatgaattgaaaaaatgaaaaacactcGTCGTGCGTTTAATTATTGGATTTACATTTATGTTTACCTATTTTACGACAATAATCATCCGGGTTTTAGGCGATATTTGGATGGTGTAGAACAGGACTATACAACATGCAATCTGCTGTCCGAATTCAGAGTTGTAGTTGAATCTAAGTTActtaatttgattgattttatgaaTTTCTGGGCTTGTtcatatgtatatcataaattgtTTATCTGGACCTTTGCTCATAATAGTGAGCTGCTATTGTGTAACCCCAAATCCCTCTCTTGACTATAAGCACTGCActagatataattttgtaaaaatttgaatatatacaaagaagaaattttaacggaaaaaaaaccataagattaaaatatagcCACGTAGTCCAATGGACTACAagcttgagaaaaataattatcttgaactcaatgcgCATATGTTCGATTCAAGGTACCTCCTACAGAAAGAGGAGTATAGACTACGTATACTCAATTAAAAAGACAATTCCTAAGTCAGATggattaattgtaatactacTATGTTTACTCATACTTAGTGCTGTGTCAGTCCaatccagtctagtcttagaaaaaaaaaatgtaatgttaaatttactagtaaaaagcaaaaaatcctaaAGGAAAATCCTAAATCCTCTGAAGGAATTTAAACACCGGAAACGAGtcgaataaattaatatggtcATCCACAATGGGTCGTAGTTTGATAACCCTTAGTTTAAAGTAAAGAActgaaataattaattgcatGTCAAGTGTGTTGGATGAGTCCCTGGACTGCCTTCCCAGttagtcttctttttttcttcacttttaatcatttttcttaatggTTCGGTCTTTTTTCACCTTTCATCATTCCTAAGAACCGATAAGTTGGTCCTACGGTACTAGTTATCTTCATaatttcttcactcctagctaaagattgaagaaaataatgaatgatagctgGAACGCACAATATTTGAGTATTGGTGGGTTGgatctatctaaaaaaaagactgcagtcATATCAATCCAGTCCTAATAAAATGTGTCAGTcctgggaccggtccttattgTCTTTTATGACAATTACAACAACTGAAATAAAGTAGCTTACTAAATACGTCACAGGAGGTGTATACCTAGTCTAGAACGAAtaagtttcaattattttacatactatTAAAGCTTTAATACGTTTTAGGTATCATTCACTactttgtttgtatttatattttcaattttagctAGGAGTCAAGAAAATAGAAACACAACTAGGaccgtaggactgaaagaccgaCTAATCTGtgcttaggaccgttgaattgtaaaaaggatcggactgatccaacactacatGTATGTCAATTGAAAAAACATAAAGATTGACTCATGAACTATTACATACTAGTGATAATATCCGGTATTGGTCGGAGTTATTAGGGGTCAATGAACtttgctttatataataatatagataatttgtaatccccttttctttttatatgacGGGCTGAGCGTTAGCTACgcacgctcgttgctaaacctattctaaagtcacattcattatttatataaatatatatgtactcttctttttttttttttttaatacgacaAAATGAGCTATAGGCTATAGCTACATAgtctcgttgttaaaaatgagttctcTACAgactagaaaataaattttgttctaatagtattgtaattaatttacattttgttcaatatgactcaaagaataataacataatattacGAATACTCATACATCAATTCACAGACTAGTACTTTCCTTCATATGTATTTCAGGACAAATTTGTAATTCAGCCCTATGATCAAAAATTCAACACACATGATTTGCCTAAAGGTCCGCCTTTTCCCAATAAACGTCCTGGCCGCCTTTCTTTCAACGTGGGACCCTATCGCTTCCGTCAAAATGTTTATAGtgcaaaaaacaataaaaatataaatgagtaCAAATTTAAACCTGGAATACTCAGTTTTCGACTTGGTCCAATTAATTTCTTACATGTTCCTACAAATACCATAACATTTGATCCTTGTTGTACAACTCCTGCGGCTAAATGTCACCAGTATCTTGATTGTACGGCTTTTGATGAACACAGTTTTTATggtgttaaataaaatagtccatcaattttttattaattatttgtttctttttatgctTCCGTGAAAGCTCATAATTAcgctaatttatttattaaaaagtctCTTTTTATAGTTTCCTTTCtacaatattattacaaattttagaaAGACTTTCTTTCAAATACTAATATTCATATAGGGTCATAGAATGAAAGAAAGTCAATAAGACTGCTCGGCTATCATGAGGATAGTTTGTCTAGGTGGTCATCGGCTAACTTTCACTTTATATcatcaagataaataataataactaattaaacatTTGTGTTATAATATAAGTCTCAAATGTAAGTCTCATATTCATTAAAGTTTTagaatttaacaattaattattatgactTAGATGTCCGAGGATGGTAACTGGTGGGATCCTTTTTGCCCTTGCCTGGTTACGCGTAAGAATATCGTAATGACGACATTAGCATTTTGCTGCATTGCTCTCGTCACTTGGACAGTGGTAGTTACTGCAAAGGATCCTGCAAATAATAACCTTATAAAGTCCAATGTGACCTTTATCGTTATTGAGGATAGCAAAACCATAGCAAATTTGAATTTGACCATGAAAAGTGCTCTAacaatcaaaaaagtggatgaagCCTATAacaaagctattaaaaaagtatcagaCAAATTCCCTCCTCTTGCTCCTCCAAAGACAGTTCTTCAAGTCATCAATAATAAGAAGAAGGCTATCTGCAAATGCATTTGTTCTGCAGGGACTACAAAAAGAGATATGAGAAATGCATTAAATGAGcattaattaaagttattgcATATATACAATTAGATCTTGAGCGCaaccacaaataaaaaatgttcactCAACCTCAtcctcttaattattaatagtatgTCTTCCACTTTGAGAACTACCAGGATTATACTCTGAACtattgttcatatattttatagaaaaaaatagagtgACTCACATGTTgttgtgaaaattttataacCTGTAATTTAAACCTTGTAGAACAATATATCTAAAATGTTACGACTTATCACTGATGTTTATAGTggctatatttataatattggaaggaatatattaattaactatgaatattttatcatgCTATAAAACATTCATCAGAAAAGGagtgttataattataaatcaaatcatGACTAATAGAATTTGCTTTCACATAATAGTAATGCTTAAAAAGAGACTTACAGTTGCAAAGAGAGAGAGGGGGGAGCTAAGGAGACGAATCTTTACTAGGACTTAAAGATGACAGTGGTAGTCGTGTTCGTGTAGgagtaatataattgtataGAATAACTATAAGAACCTTGCATTTCTacgcatatatttttaaaacacagGCGCAACTCTCTGGTAATATTGAGCTGGCAGATCAACGAGAgtatttcctttcattttaatatttacttttatcatCAGTCCAACCTGTAGCTTGCTTGCTTTTGAcgtatttaacatttttctgGTTGTCCTTCATATACTACTTGTAACTCCTAAGATCCCTTCCACGTAGATATGGCCGCGAATAGAGGATTCTCTTGCTCTAAAAACACACTCATCCTCCTAAATGCTGGATACATTGTAAAGAtatcacaatatatatttataatctataataaatattaattacatgcATTGTTTGAATAGTTGGTGGCTCTGATTCTCATCATAGTCGGTAGCTCGTATGGCTCTGTAGCCTTCACTTCGTTACCCATTGTGGGAGGAATTGTTGCTTGTGGAGTCGGATTACTTTTAGTTGCTTTGTTAGGACTCGTTGGGATAATCAAACACCATCAAGTCATGCTATTTTTCTATATGTGCATCTTATTTggcatatttttaattcagttcAGCGTTGCATGTGCCTCTCTAGCTGTTGGACCTGAGGCAGAGAAAAGATTTTTAGGGAAGGTATGTAGATGTCTAACCAAGAAGAATCTGTTagccttcaaaaaattatttttgtacaagtgTTCATATCTATTTAATTCACTCAGCCTTCTCTTAAGTTAATTCTCTCTTTTCATTAGGCCTGGGAACATTTGAATGACAATTCCCAAAAATCTGTGGAAATTAAACTACAATGCTGTGGATTTGATAGTCATATTGGTCGAAATTGTAGTACTATCCCTGGATGTGAAAAAGATACAAATCCCTCTTGTCTAACCTGTTTGGAGGTTATTGAGCCCATGTTAAACAAGGCTTTCAATTCTGTTGGCACCATTGGgttatttttttcg harbors:
- the Tsp97E gene encoding tetraspanin-13 isoform X1, yielding MAANRGFSCSKNTLILLNAGYILVALILIIVGSSYGSVAFTSLPIVGGIVACGVGLLLVALLGLVGIIKHHQVMLFFYMCILFGIFLIQFSVACASLAVGPEAEKRFLGKAWEHLNDNSQKSVEIKLQCCGFDSHIGRNCSTIPGCEKDTNPSCLTCLEVIEPMLNKAFNSVGTIGLFFSFIELIGIYSTYKYRVQIRDMAELSF
- the Tsp97E gene encoding tetraspanin-13 isoform X2 gives rise to the protein MAANRGFSCSKNTLILLNAGYILVALILIIVGSSYGSVAFTSLPIVGGIVACGVGLLLVALLGLVGIIKHHQVMLFFYMCILFGIFLIQFSVACASLAVGPEAEKRFLGKAWEHLNDNSQKSVEIKLQCCGFDSHIGRNCSTIPGCEKDTNPSCLTCLEVIEPMLNKAFNSVGTIGLFFSFIELIGIYSTYKYRVQIRDMAELS
- the Tsp97E gene encoding tetraspanin-13 isoform X3 — translated: MAANRGFSCSKNTLILLNAGYILVALILIIVGSSYGSVAFTSLPIVGGIVACGVGLLLVALLGLVGIIKHHQVMLFFYMCILFGIFLIQFSVACASLAVGPEAEKRFLGKAWEHLNDNSQKSVEIKLQCCGFDSHIGRNCSTIPGCEKDTNPSCLTCLEVIEPMLNKAFNSVGTIGLFFSFIEVLGVILTYRYRNTINPEMFYH